The genomic segment GCCTGGTCGACACCGCCAGGCAACAGTTCGGACGTCTCGACGTGCTCATCAACAATGCAGGCATCACCCGGGACGCGCTCCTGGTACGGATGAAGGACGAGGACTGGGATCGTGTCATGGACGTCAACCTCCGCGGTGCCTTCTACATGATGCGCGCCGCCGCCAAGCTCATGATGCGGCAGAAGAGCGGACGCATCGTCAACATCGCCTCCACCGCGGGCGCCATGGGCAATGCCGGCCAGGCCAACTACTCGGCGGCCAAGGCCGGGCTCATCGGCCTCACCAAGTCCGCGGCGCGCGAGCTGGCCCACTGGTCGATTCTGGTCAATGCGGTGGCGCCCGGTCTGATCGAGACGGACCTCACGGCCGCGGTTCCCGAGACAGCGCGTCAGGCGCTGCTGGCCCAGACCCCGCTCGGGCGGATCGGCACCGCCCGCGAGGTGGCCGAGGTGGTACGATTCCTCGCCGGGGACGGGGCTACCTACATCACGGGGCAGGTGTTTCACGTCAACGGGGGACTCTACATCTGAACGCAGTCTTCCTCCGCGGAGGGCACGGGTCGATGGCGAAGTCGGTCGAAGACAAGGTCAAGGAGATCATCATCGAGCAGCTCGGCGTCGAAGAGGACGACGTGACCTCGAACGCGCGGTTCATCGAGGACCTCGGCGCTGACTCGCTCGACACGGTCGAACTCGTGATGGCGCTGGAGGAGCACTTCGACATCCAGATCCCCGACGAAGACGCCGAGAAGATCGTCACCGTCGGCGACGCCATCCAGTACATCAAGGACAACTCCTGACGGTGGCGCGTCGGCGCGTCGTCGTGACCGGGGCGGGCGCCGTGACGCCCCTGGGCAACACGGCCGAGGAGTTGTGGGCGGGCCTGACCAGCGCGCGCTCTGGAATCGGCCCCATCACCAAGTTCGACGCCTCGGAGAGGGACGACGCCGGCCACTACCGGTACGAGACCCGGATCGCCGGCGAAGTGCGGGACTTCGATCCGCTTCGCTTCATCGACAAGAAGGAAGCGCGGCGACTCGACCCGTTCTTGACATACGCCATCGCCGCCTCCGTGATGGCGGTCGCCGACGCCGGGCTGGACGTGGGCAAGGTCGCCGGGCACCGGTTCGGCGTGCTCATCGGTTCGGGCATCGGGGGCATCCAGACTTTGCTCGAGGGCGAGCGGGTGCGTCTGGAAAAGGGGCCCGAGCGCGTCTCGCCGTTCATCATTCCCATGCTCATCATCAATATGGCCTCCGGCCTGGTGTCCATGCGCTTCGGGGCCAAGGGGCCGAACTCCGCCGTGGTCACGGCCTGCGCCACCGGAAACCACGCCATCGGCGACGCTTCCAAGATCATCCAGCGGGGCGATGCCGACGTGATGATCGCGGGGGGCGCGGAGGCCATCATCCTGCCGCTGACGATCGCCGGGTTCTGCACCATGAAGGCCATGTCGACCCGGAACGACGAGCCCGCGAAGGCCTCGCGGCCCTTCGACGCCGGCCGGGACGGGTTCGTGCCCAGCGAGGGCGCGGGAGTCGTCGTGCTGGAGTCG from the Candidatus Methylomirabilota bacterium genome contains:
- the fabG gene encoding 3-oxoacyl-[acyl-carrier-protein] reductase; the encoded protein is MKSLAGRVAIVTGGSRGIGAAITALLAEDGASVVVSGRDADRLERAVKGLGADGATIVGVAADAASRDDAERLVDTARQQFGRLDVLINNAGITRDALLVRMKDEDWDRVMDVNLRGAFYMMRAAAKLMMRQKSGRIVNIASTAGAMGNAGQANYSAAKAGLIGLTKSAARELAHWSILVNAVAPGLIETDLTAAVPETARQALLAQTPLGRIGTAREVAEVVRFLAGDGATYITGQVFHVNGGLYI
- the acpP gene encoding acyl carrier protein — encoded protein: MAKSVEDKVKEIIIEQLGVEEDDVTSNARFIEDLGADSLDTVELVMALEEHFDIQIPDEDAEKIVTVGDAIQYIKDNS
- the fabF gene encoding beta-ketoacyl-ACP synthase II; protein product: MTVARRRVVVTGAGAVTPLGNTAEELWAGLTSARSGIGPITKFDASERDDAGHYRYETRIAGEVRDFDPLRFIDKKEARRLDPFLTYAIAASVMAVADAGLDVGKVAGHRFGVLIGSGIGGIQTLLEGERVRLEKGPERVSPFIIPMLIINMASGLVSMRFGAKGPNSAVVTACATGNHAIGDASKIIQRGDADVMIAGGAEAIILPLTIAGFCTMKAMSTRNDEPAKASRPFDAGRDGFVPSEGAGVVVLESLEHAQARDARIYAEVLGYGMTADAHHMTAPDPEGDGASRAMTAALHDAGLAASEVGYINAHGTSTPYNDRFETLAIKRVFGEHARRIPVSSTKSMTGHLLGAAGGVETIATVLALHHGLLPPTINYETPDPDCDLDYVPNQARKQDVEVALNNAFGFGGTNATLAFRKFRG